A window of the Rhodoferax sp. GW822-FHT02A01 genome harbors these coding sequences:
- a CDS encoding ABC transporter substrate-binding protein: MQKRLVLRACALSVSLLLAGAASAQLTPIKFQLDWRFEGPAALFLTPAAKGYYKDAKLEVTIDAGNGSGGAVTRVASGAYDMGFADLAALMEFHASNPDAPSKPVAVMMVYNNTPASVMALKKSGIKTPKDLNGKKLGAPVFDAGRKAFPVFAKANNITGVQWTSMDPPLRETMLARGDVDAITGFTFTSLLNLEARGVKASDVLVLPYPEYGVKLYGNAIIASPKLIKEHPEVIKAFLVATAKGMKDAMAKPADAIEFVKQRDGIINVELETRRLQMAIDSAINSPDARAEGFGQVKAPRLALMASQVSDAFGTKTRVSPEAVWNGSFLPTAAELNVLPAKK, translated from the coding sequence ATGCAAAAACGCCTAGTCCTGCGCGCCTGCGCCCTCTCCGTCTCCCTGTTGCTGGCCGGTGCCGCTTCCGCCCAGTTGACCCCCATCAAGTTCCAACTCGACTGGCGCTTTGAAGGCCCCGCAGCCCTGTTCCTCACGCCTGCCGCCAAGGGCTACTACAAGGACGCCAAGCTCGAGGTCACCATCGACGCAGGCAATGGCTCCGGCGGTGCCGTTACGCGTGTGGCGTCTGGCGCCTATGACATGGGCTTTGCCGACCTGGCAGCGCTCATGGAATTCCACGCCAGCAACCCGGACGCACCGAGCAAACCGGTGGCCGTGATGATGGTCTACAACAACACGCCCGCCTCGGTCATGGCGCTGAAGAAGTCCGGAATCAAGACGCCCAAGGACCTCAACGGCAAGAAGCTGGGTGCGCCGGTATTTGATGCAGGCCGCAAAGCCTTCCCGGTATTTGCCAAGGCCAACAACATCACCGGCGTGCAATGGACCTCCATGGACCCGCCGCTGCGCGAGACCATGCTGGCACGCGGCGATGTCGATGCCATCACCGGCTTTACCTTCACGTCCCTGCTGAATCTGGAAGCGCGTGGCGTGAAGGCGTCCGATGTGCTGGTGCTGCCCTACCCTGAGTATGGCGTGAAGCTGTACGGCAACGCCATCATCGCCTCACCCAAGCTGATCAAGGAACACCCGGAAGTCATCAAGGCATTTCTGGTGGCCACGGCCAAGGGCATGAAGGACGCCATGGCCAAACCAGCGGATGCCATCGAGTTTGTGAAACAGCGCGACGGCATCATCAATGTCGAACTGGAAACGCGCCGCCTGCAGATGGCGATTGACTCCGCCATCAACAGCCCCGACGCGCGCGCCGAAGGCTTTGGCCAGGTGAAGGCACCGCGCCTGGCACTGATGGCCAGCCAGGTTTCCGACGCATTTGGCACCAAAACCCGCGTCAGCCCGGAAGCGGTCTGGAACGGCAGCTTCCTGCCCACGGCGGCCGAGCTCAACGTGCTGCCGGCCAAGAAATAA
- a CDS encoding ArgE/DapE family deacylase: MSHYDQLDHWIDAHFDEQVRFLQQLLQVPTDTPPGNNAPHAERAAELLEAMGLPTERHAVPAELVKAAGLQTITNLIVRRQYGAGRTIALNAHGDVVPPGEGWVHNPYGGEIEDGKIYGRAAAVSKCDFSTYTFAVRALEALGIPLHGNVELLFTYDEEFGGEVGPAWLLQNKLTKPDLMIAAGFSYQVITAHNGCLQMEVTVHGKMAHAAIPASGIDALQGANKILTALYAQNTLYQQITSQVEGISHPYLNVGMIEGGTNTNVVPGRVTFKLDRRMIPEENPAEVEANIRQVIADAAAQTPGITVDVKRILLANALKPLPGNKPLVDALQKHASDVFGEPIPALGTPLYTDVRIFCEAGIPGVIYGAGPRTVLESNAKRADENLVLEDLRRATKVIARSLLDLLAKA, encoded by the coding sequence ATGAGCCACTACGACCAACTCGACCACTGGATTGATGCGCACTTTGACGAACAGGTGCGCTTCCTGCAGCAACTCCTCCAGGTGCCCACCGACACGCCACCGGGCAACAACGCGCCCCACGCCGAACGCGCAGCCGAGCTGCTGGAAGCCATGGGCCTGCCCACCGAACGCCACGCCGTGCCTGCCGAGCTGGTGAAGGCCGCCGGACTACAGACCATCACCAACCTGATCGTGCGCCGCCAATACGGCGCGGGTCGCACCATCGCCCTCAACGCCCACGGTGACGTGGTGCCACCCGGCGAAGGCTGGGTGCACAACCCCTACGGCGGCGAAATCGAAGACGGCAAGATCTACGGCCGCGCCGCTGCCGTGAGCAAATGCGACTTCTCCACCTACACCTTTGCAGTGCGCGCGCTGGAGGCGCTGGGCATTCCGCTGCACGGCAACGTGGAGCTGCTGTTCACCTACGACGAGGAGTTCGGCGGTGAAGTGGGGCCCGCCTGGCTGCTGCAAAACAAGTTGACCAAGCCAGACCTGATGATTGCCGCCGGCTTCTCCTACCAGGTGATCACCGCGCACAACGGCTGTCTGCAAATGGAAGTCACGGTGCACGGCAAGATGGCACACGCGGCCATTCCCGCATCGGGCATTGACGCCCTGCAAGGCGCCAACAAGATCCTGACCGCGCTCTATGCGCAGAACACGCTGTACCAACAGATCACCTCCCAGGTGGAAGGCATCAGCCATCCCTATCTCAACGTCGGCATGATCGAAGGCGGCACCAATACCAATGTGGTCCCGGGCCGCGTGACCTTCAAGCTTGACCGCCGCATGATCCCGGAAGAGAACCCGGCAGAAGTGGAGGCCAACATCCGCCAGGTGATTGCCGATGCAGCCGCTCAGACGCCCGGCATCACGGTGGACGTCAAACGCATCCTGCTAGCCAACGCCCTCAAGCCCCTGCCCGGCAACAAGCCGCTGGTGGACGCCTTGCAGAAGCACGCCAGCGACGTGTTCGGAGAACCCATTCCTGCCCTGGGCACGCCGCTCTACACCGATGTGCGCATCTTCTGCGAGGCAGGCATTCCCGGCGTGATCTACGGCGCCGGCCCCCGCACGGTGCTGGAGTCCAACGCCAAACGCGCCGACGAGAACTTGGTGCTGGAAGACCTGCGCCGCGCAACCAAGGTCATCGCGCGCTCCTTGCTGGATTTGCTGGCCAAGGCTTGA